In a single window of the Streptomyces sp. HUAS ZL42 genome:
- a CDS encoding phosphatase PAP2 family protein, giving the protein MGEATVTPLERRGEAVPYPVTAESEPGRLHRLRKPRHPRIWFEILLIGISYWTYSLIRNAVPEQRAEALRNADWLWRTEHHLGIAVEESVNHAVNSVTWLIVGMNYYYATLHFVITLGVLAWLYRSHPGRYAATRLVLFATTVVALVGYYLYPLAPPRLMNGGGFVDTVLVHETWGSMASGDLKNMSNQYAAMPSMHIGWSVWCGLTIFALARIPWVRVLGLLYPAATLVVIVATANHFWLDAVGGVLCLAFGFAVAGAWYGALPYALPRLVPPVRPTTTDVRSASMNGA; this is encoded by the coding sequence ATGGGTGAAGCGACCGTGACACCACTGGAACGCCGCGGAGAGGCCGTTCCGTACCCCGTCACGGCCGAATCCGAACCGGGCCGGCTGCACCGCCTGCGCAAGCCGCGGCACCCCCGCATCTGGTTCGAGATCCTGCTCATCGGGATCAGTTACTGGACGTACTCACTGATCCGCAACGCGGTCCCGGAGCAGAGGGCCGAAGCCCTGCGCAACGCCGACTGGCTGTGGCGGACCGAGCACCACCTGGGCATCGCCGTGGAGGAATCGGTCAACCACGCCGTCAACTCGGTGACGTGGCTGATCGTAGGCATGAACTACTACTACGCCACCCTGCACTTCGTGATCACCCTGGGTGTCCTGGCATGGCTCTACCGCAGCCACCCGGGCCGCTACGCGGCGACCCGCCTGGTCCTCTTCGCGACAACGGTCGTGGCCCTCGTCGGCTACTACCTGTATCCACTGGCACCCCCGCGTCTCATGAACGGCGGCGGCTTCGTCGACACGGTCCTCGTCCACGAGACCTGGGGTTCGATGGCCTCCGGCGACCTGAAGAACATGTCGAACCAGTACGCCGCGATGCCCTCGATGCACATCGGCTGGTCCGTGTGGTGCGGCCTGACGATCTTCGCCCTGGCCAGAATCCCCTGGGTACGCGTCCTCGGCCTCCTCTACCCGGCCGCCACCCTCGTGGTGATCGTCGCCACGGCCAACCACTTCTGGCTGGACGCGGTGGGCGGCGTCCTGTGCCTGGCCTTCGGCTTCGCGGTGGCGGGGGCTTGGTACGGAGCCCTGCCTTACGCACTGCCGAGACTGGTACCGCCGGTTCGGCCCACTACTACCGACGTCCGCAGCGCCTCGATGAACGGCGCGTGA
- a CDS encoding LacI family DNA-binding transcriptional regulator, whose translation MTTRLADIAAQAGVSEATVSRVLNGKPGVAATTRQSVLAALDVLGYERPVRLRQRSEGLVGLITPELENPIFPALAQVIGQALTRQGYTPVLATQTPGGSTEDELTEMLVDRGVAGIIYVSGLHADTTADMERYERLRAQGVPYVLVDGFSPKVQAPFISPDDRAAMTLAVTHLVSLGHTRIGLALGPKRFVPVQRKIEGFVRAMQDQLGLSTDVIESELVQHSLYTLEGGQAATTALIGRNCTAVVCASDMMALGAIRAARQHGLQVPKDISVVGFDDSPLIAFTDPPLTTIRKPVPAMGQAAVRTLLEEIGGTPAPHSEFVFMPELVVRGSTASAPGDRNRP comes from the coding sequence GTGACCACACGGCTTGCCGACATCGCTGCCCAGGCGGGGGTGAGCGAAGCGACCGTCAGCCGCGTCCTCAACGGGAAGCCGGGCGTCGCCGCCACCACCCGCCAGTCCGTGCTGGCCGCCCTGGACGTGCTGGGGTACGAACGCCCGGTGCGTCTGCGGCAACGCAGCGAGGGCCTGGTGGGCCTGATCACCCCGGAGCTGGAGAACCCGATCTTCCCGGCGCTGGCCCAGGTCATCGGCCAGGCGCTGACCAGGCAGGGATACACGCCCGTCCTCGCCACCCAGACGCCGGGCGGATCGACGGAGGACGAGCTGACGGAGATGCTGGTCGACCGCGGGGTCGCCGGGATCATCTACGTCTCCGGACTGCACGCCGACACCACCGCCGACATGGAGCGCTACGAGCGGCTGCGCGCGCAGGGCGTGCCGTACGTGCTGGTGGACGGCTTCTCGCCGAAGGTGCAGGCGCCGTTCATCTCCCCCGACGACCGCGCGGCGATGACCCTGGCCGTGACGCATCTCGTCTCCCTGGGCCACACCCGCATCGGCCTCGCCCTCGGCCCCAAGCGGTTCGTACCGGTCCAGCGCAAGATCGAGGGCTTCGTGCGCGCGATGCAGGACCAGCTGGGCCTGAGCACCGACGTCATCGAGTCGGAGCTGGTCCAGCACTCGCTCTACACCCTGGAGGGCGGCCAGGCCGCGACGACGGCGCTCATCGGGCGGAACTGCACCGCGGTGGTCTGTGCCAGCGACATGATGGCCCTCGGCGCGATACGGGCGGCACGGCAGCACGGCCTGCAGGTCCCGAAGGACATCTCGGTCGTCGGCTTCGACGACTCCCCGTTGATCGCCTTCACCGACCCGCCGCTGACGACGATCCGCAAGCCGGTCCCGGCGATGGGCCAGGCCGCGGTGCGCACCTTGCTGGAGGAGATCGGCGGGACGCCCGCGCCGCACAGTGAGTTCGTGTTCATGCCGGAACTGGTGGTGCGTGGTTCGACCGCTTCGGCCCCTGGGGACCGTAATCGTCCGTAG